The following are from one region of the Actinoplanes sp. L3-i22 genome:
- a CDS encoding thioredoxin domain-containing protein — MANRLAGSQSPYLTSHQDNPVDWWPWCDEAFEEARRRDVPVLISVGYAACHWCHVMAHESFEDAEVAAQLNDGFVAIKVDREERPDVDAVYMTATQAMTGQGGWPMTVFATPGGDPFFCGTYFPKDQFARLLTSVTTAWRDQRDQVLTQGAAVVQAVGGAQAVGGPTAAISAEMLAAAAQALGKEHDQTYGGFGGAPKFPPHMDLLFLLRHHERTGSAEALELARHTGEQMARGGIYDQLAGGFARYSVDAHWTVPHFEKMLYDNALLLRVYTQLWRLTGDAFARRIADETAAFLRRDLGTPAGGLASALDADTDGVEGLTYAWTPAQLTEVLGDDDGPWAADLFRVTPDGTFEHGTSVLVLGRDIDAADPGLIARWQSVRARLLAARATRPQPARDDKVVAAWNGLAVTALAEHGVLTDSDSSRSAAVALAEVLADRHLVDGRLRRISRDGTVGEPVGVLEDYGCVAEAFLAVHQITADPRWLRSAGGLLEVALTHFGTGSGGFYDTADDAEKLLTRPADPTDNATPSGLASVCAALVSYAALTGETAYREAADAALATVGPLIEGHPRFAGYSATVAEAALTGPFEIAVATEDLADPLVIEAYRAAPAGTVIVAGAPNLPGVPLLADRPLTDGRATAYVCRGFVCDLPVTTPSELLTRLQH; from the coding sequence GTGGCGAATCGGCTGGCTGGATCGCAGAGCCCGTACCTGACCTCCCACCAGGACAACCCGGTCGACTGGTGGCCCTGGTGCGACGAGGCATTCGAGGAGGCGCGGCGCCGGGACGTGCCGGTGCTGATCTCGGTCGGCTACGCGGCCTGCCACTGGTGTCACGTCATGGCCCACGAGTCGTTCGAGGACGCCGAGGTCGCCGCGCAGCTCAACGACGGTTTCGTGGCGATCAAGGTGGACCGGGAGGAGCGCCCGGACGTCGACGCCGTCTACATGACCGCGACCCAGGCGATGACCGGCCAGGGCGGCTGGCCGATGACCGTCTTCGCCACCCCCGGCGGCGACCCGTTCTTCTGCGGGACGTATTTCCCCAAGGACCAGTTCGCCCGCCTGCTCACCTCGGTCACCACCGCCTGGCGGGACCAGCGCGACCAGGTGCTCACCCAGGGCGCCGCGGTGGTCCAGGCGGTCGGTGGCGCCCAGGCCGTGGGTGGCCCGACCGCGGCGATCTCGGCGGAGATGCTGGCGGCCGCGGCGCAGGCTTTGGGCAAGGAACACGATCAGACGTACGGCGGATTCGGCGGCGCCCCCAAGTTCCCCCCGCACATGGACCTGCTGTTCCTGCTCCGCCACCACGAGCGCACCGGCTCCGCTGAGGCCCTGGAACTGGCCCGGCACACCGGCGAGCAGATGGCCCGCGGCGGCATCTACGACCAGCTGGCCGGCGGTTTCGCGCGCTACTCGGTGGACGCCCACTGGACCGTGCCGCACTTCGAGAAGATGCTCTACGACAACGCGCTGCTGCTGCGCGTCTACACCCAGCTCTGGCGGCTCACCGGGGACGCCTTCGCCCGCCGGATCGCCGACGAGACCGCCGCGTTCCTGCGGCGTGACCTGGGCACGCCGGCCGGCGGTCTGGCGTCGGCGCTGGACGCGGACACCGACGGGGTCGAGGGCCTGACGTACGCGTGGACCCCGGCCCAGCTCACCGAGGTGCTCGGCGACGACGACGGGCCCTGGGCCGCCGACCTGTTCCGGGTCACCCCGGACGGCACGTTCGAGCACGGGACGAGCGTGCTCGTGCTGGGCCGCGACATCGACGCCGCCGATCCCGGGCTGATCGCCCGCTGGCAGTCGGTCCGCGCCCGCCTGCTCGCCGCCCGCGCCACCCGGCCGCAGCCGGCCCGCGACGACAAGGTGGTCGCCGCATGGAACGGGCTGGCCGTCACGGCGCTGGCCGAACACGGCGTGCTGACCGATTCTGATTCCTCCCGCTCGGCTGCCGTCGCGCTGGCCGAGGTGCTCGCCGACCGCCACCTGGTCGACGGCCGGCTGCGCCGGATCTCCCGGGACGGCACGGTCGGCGAGCCGGTCGGCGTCCTGGAGGACTACGGCTGCGTCGCCGAGGCGTTCCTGGCCGTGCATCAGATCACCGCGGATCCGCGGTGGTTGCGGTCCGCCGGCGGCTTGCTGGAGGTCGCGCTGACCCATTTCGGTACCGGGTCCGGCGGCTTCTACGACACCGCGGACGATGCCGAGAAGCTGCTCACCCGTCCGGCCGACCCGACCGACAACGCCACCCCGTCCGGCCTGGCGTCGGTGTGCGCGGCGCTGGTCTCCTACGCGGCGCTGACCGGTGAGACGGCCTATCGGGAGGCGGCCGACGCGGCGCTGGCCACGGTCGGCCCGCTGATCGAGGGTCATCCGCGGTTCGCCGGCTACTCGGCGACGGTGGCGGAGGCGGCGCTGACCGGCCCGTTCGAGATCGCCGTCGCCACCGAGGACCTGGCCGACCCGCTGGTCATCGAGGCGTACCGGGCGGCCCCGGCCGGCACGGTCATCGTCGCCGGCGCCCCGAACCTGCCCGGCGTCCCACTGCTGGCCGACCGCCCGTTGACCGACGGCCGGGCCACCGCCTACGTCTGCCGCGGCTTCGTCTGCGACCTCCCGGTCACCACCCCGTCCGAGCTGCTCACCCGCCTTCAGCACTGA
- the purE gene encoding 5-(carboxyamino)imidazole ribonucleotide mutase has translation MAPVVGIIMGSDSDWPTMEAAAEALAEFEVPFEVGVVSAHRTVRKMVDYAESAAGRGIRTIIAGAGGAAHLPGMVAALTPLPVIGVPVPLKHLDGMDSLLSIVQMPAGVPVATVSIGGARNAGLLAVRILGAADPALRQKMSDFQSSLEKLVAEKDAALREKLLG, from the coding sequence ATGGCACCCGTCGTCGGCATCATCATGGGCAGTGACTCGGACTGGCCGACCATGGAGGCCGCCGCCGAGGCGCTCGCCGAGTTCGAGGTACCGTTCGAGGTGGGCGTGGTCTCCGCGCACCGGACGGTCCGCAAGATGGTGGACTACGCCGAGTCGGCGGCCGGTCGCGGCATCCGGACGATCATCGCGGGGGCCGGCGGGGCCGCCCACCTGCCGGGCATGGTCGCGGCGCTCACCCCGCTGCCGGTGATCGGCGTTCCGGTGCCGCTCAAGCACCTGGACGGGATGGACTCGCTGCTCTCCATCGTGCAGATGCCGGCCGGCGTCCCGGTGGCGACCGTGTCGATCGGCGGGGCGCGCAACGCCGGCCTGCTCGCGGTCCGGATCCTCGGCGCCGCCGACCCGGCCCTGCGCCAGAAGATGTCCGATTTCCAGTCCTCGCTGGAGAAGCTCGTCGCCGAGAAGGACGCCGCGCTCCGCGAAAAACTTCTGGGCTAA
- a CDS encoding 5-(carboxyamino)imidazole ribonucleotide synthase — protein sequence MDTRTGLPVVGMVGGGQLARMTHQAAISLGQSLRVLSEKPDDSAALVAADVPIGSHTDLSALREFAKGCDAVTFDHEQVPTEHIEALEAEGVKIFPGSKALVFAQDKGMMRERLEALGAPVPRWARVSSADEIEAFAAGSWPVVAKATRGGYDGRGVWMVGSREAAEDLVSTGIPLIVEDRVPLRRELAALVARSPFGQVAAYPVVETVQRDGICVEVIAPAQGLDDELALHAQQLAIDLATELGVVGLLAVELFETDDGIVVNELAMRPHNSGHWTIEGARTSQFEQHLRAVLDYPMGSTALAAPVVVMANVLGGEPGGISIDERLHHLFAEVPDARVHLYGKQVRPGRKIGHVTVLGDDLPTVRSRAARAAQWLQEGK from the coding sequence ATGGATACCCGAACCGGTCTGCCCGTAGTCGGCATGGTGGGCGGTGGCCAACTGGCCCGGATGACCCACCAGGCCGCGATCTCCCTCGGCCAGTCACTGCGTGTGCTCAGTGAGAAGCCTGATGACAGTGCCGCGCTCGTCGCGGCGGACGTGCCGATCGGGTCGCACACCGATCTTTCCGCGCTGCGGGAGTTCGCGAAGGGGTGCGACGCGGTCACCTTCGACCACGAGCAGGTGCCGACCGAGCACATCGAGGCGCTCGAGGCCGAGGGCGTGAAGATCTTCCCCGGGTCCAAGGCGCTGGTCTTCGCGCAGGACAAGGGCATGATGCGGGAGCGCCTGGAGGCGCTCGGCGCGCCGGTGCCGCGGTGGGCCCGGGTCAGCTCGGCCGACGAGATCGAGGCGTTCGCCGCCGGGTCCTGGCCGGTCGTGGCGAAGGCGACCCGCGGGGGCTACGACGGCCGCGGCGTCTGGATGGTCGGTTCCCGCGAGGCCGCCGAGGACCTGGTGTCGACCGGCATCCCGCTGATCGTCGAGGACCGGGTGCCGCTGCGGCGCGAGCTCGCGGCGCTGGTGGCGCGCTCGCCGTTCGGCCAGGTCGCGGCGTACCCGGTGGTCGAGACCGTGCAGCGGGACGGGATCTGCGTCGAGGTGATCGCCCCGGCCCAGGGGCTGGACGACGAGCTCGCGCTGCACGCCCAGCAGCTCGCCATCGACCTGGCCACCGAGCTGGGCGTGGTCGGCCTGCTGGCGGTCGAGCTGTTCGAGACCGACGACGGCATCGTGGTGAACGAGCTGGCGATGCGCCCGCACAACTCCGGGCACTGGACCATCGAGGGCGCCCGGACGTCGCAGTTCGAGCAGCACCTGCGGGCCGTGCTGGACTATCCGATGGGCTCGACCGCGCTGGCCGCGCCGGTCGTCGTGATGGCGAACGTGCTCGGTGGCGAGCCGGGCGGCATCTCGATCGACGAGCGGCTGCACCACCTGTTCGCCGAGGTGCCGGACGCGCGCGTGCACCTCTACGGCAAGCAGGTCCGTCCCGGCCGCAAGATCGGGCACGTGACCGTGCTCGGCGATGATCTCCCCACGGTGCGCTCGCGGGCCGCGCGCGCCGCGCAATGGCTTCAGGAAGGCAAGTGA
- a CDS encoding bifunctional diguanylate cyclase/phosphodiesterase produces the protein MRVPGWTQRPARVLTVTVVVAALAAVLLGALQPAHLPAGSPLSPVDGVCVAAVLAAIAQLAGLRFRLGPDAVSVTWAEAAVVVGLVVCPVGWLPAATLAGIGAAWLLLAWLTGLRNVAEIVHLVASMTLGVSAAALVTSLLAGDAGVHSGRLALALAAGAATYLLVTFVLVVLTLSLQRDVPPGQIAAKVLYAKAPMSAGNVIVGLCAVFALVREPFWLLAFGPVLWLLHRTYRFHLRTAEQRRMWEAFATATARLPGATEADVARAGLRGVLDVFGAHRAELELSAEHGSRRYTQEGPGQNPGVARAGTAVTRSMAVAGRPVGELTVWLGESSLPVPHDEAAITAYGEALAGALHDAAAHQRIAELAARVAHDRMHDPLTGLINRSALVTGGDTRLRSGERGRPAALLLLDVVDFREVNSTLGHGGGDDVLRVIAERLTEQARPGELVARIGDDEFALLMPALTALADPAGWAHGGPHSLSQALRRSRELVEQLRLPMRVAGVRLAVEVTVGAVVAQAGHVEVNELLRRASLAAGRAKEQGLTVGTYDSGQDASSTDQLALLAELQDAFAADDQIVLHLQPAVDLITAEPTGCEALVRWRHPRRGQLSPAEFLPAVERSELLIPFTRRVLDLALASAADWTAAGIDVPVSVNVSARSLTDPTFPAQVTEALRRHRTPASRLVLEITESVAVSERDIVDEVLARLEATGVQLSLDDFGTGFSSLSSVTRIPVHEIKIDRSFVDEMIDKPAAGAVVRGAVELGARLGVRVVAEGIETIEQRAALIALGCPSAQGYHFCKPMPADKIVHALSQLQAASSATVTPLRADGAS, from the coding sequence ATGAGGGTTCCCGGGTGGACCCAGCGACCGGCGCGCGTCCTGACCGTGACCGTCGTCGTGGCCGCGCTGGCGGCCGTCCTCCTCGGCGCCCTGCAACCCGCACACCTCCCGGCCGGCAGCCCGCTGTCGCCGGTCGACGGCGTCTGCGTGGCGGCCGTGCTCGCGGCGATCGCCCAGCTGGCCGGCCTGCGCTTCCGGCTCGGCCCGGACGCCGTCTCGGTGACCTGGGCCGAGGCCGCCGTGGTGGTCGGGCTCGTGGTCTGCCCGGTCGGCTGGCTGCCGGCCGCCACCCTGGCCGGCATCGGCGCGGCCTGGCTCCTGCTGGCCTGGCTGACCGGGCTGCGCAACGTCGCCGAGATCGTCCACCTGGTCGCCTCGATGACCCTGGGCGTGTCCGCGGCCGCCCTGGTCACGTCGCTGCTGGCCGGGGACGCCGGGGTGCACAGCGGGCGGCTGGCGCTGGCCCTGGCCGCCGGTGCGGCCACCTATCTGCTGGTCACCTTCGTGCTGGTGGTGCTCACCCTGAGCCTGCAGCGGGACGTCCCGCCCGGGCAGATCGCCGCGAAGGTGCTCTACGCCAAGGCGCCGATGTCGGCCGGCAACGTGATCGTCGGCCTCTGCGCGGTGTTCGCACTGGTCCGCGAGCCGTTCTGGCTGCTCGCCTTCGGCCCGGTGCTGTGGCTGCTGCACCGGACCTACCGTTTCCACCTGCGCACCGCCGAGCAGCGCCGGATGTGGGAGGCGTTCGCCACCGCCACCGCGCGGCTGCCCGGCGCCACCGAGGCCGATGTGGCCCGGGCCGGTCTGCGCGGGGTGCTGGACGTCTTCGGCGCGCACCGCGCCGAGCTGGAGCTGAGCGCCGAACACGGCAGCCGGCGGTACACCCAGGAGGGCCCGGGGCAGAACCCGGGCGTGGCCCGCGCCGGGACGGCGGTCACCCGCAGCATGGCGGTGGCCGGCCGGCCGGTCGGCGAGCTGACCGTCTGGCTCGGCGAGTCGTCCCTGCCGGTGCCGCACGACGAGGCGGCCATCACGGCGTACGGGGAGGCCCTGGCCGGCGCCCTGCACGACGCGGCCGCCCACCAGCGGATCGCCGAGCTCGCCGCCCGGGTCGCGCACGACCGGATGCACGACCCGCTGACCGGGCTGATCAACCGGTCCGCGCTGGTCACCGGCGGGGACACCCGGCTGCGCTCCGGCGAGCGCGGGCGGCCCGCCGCCCTGCTGCTGCTGGACGTGGTCGACTTCCGCGAGGTGAACAGCACGCTCGGGCACGGCGGCGGCGACGACGTGCTGCGGGTGATCGCCGAGCGGCTCACCGAGCAGGCCCGGCCGGGCGAGCTGGTCGCCCGGATCGGCGACGACGAGTTCGCGCTGCTGATGCCGGCCCTGACCGCGCTCGCCGACCCGGCCGGCTGGGCGCACGGCGGGCCGCACAGCCTGTCCCAGGCGCTGCGCCGGTCCCGGGAGCTGGTCGAGCAGCTGCGGCTGCCGATGCGGGTCGCCGGGGTGCGGCTGGCCGTCGAGGTGACGGTCGGCGCGGTGGTGGCCCAGGCCGGGCACGTCGAGGTCAACGAGCTGCTCCGGCGGGCCTCGCTGGCGGCCGGGCGGGCCAAGGAGCAGGGGCTGACCGTCGGGACGTACGACAGCGGCCAGGACGCCAGCAGCACCGACCAGCTCGCGCTGCTCGCCGAGCTGCAGGACGCGTTCGCCGCCGACGACCAGATCGTGCTGCACCTGCAGCCCGCGGTCGACCTGATCACCGCGGAGCCGACCGGCTGCGAGGCGCTGGTCCGCTGGCGGCACCCGCGGCGCGGGCAGCTGTCCCCGGCCGAGTTCCTGCCCGCGGTCGAGCGCAGCGAGCTGCTCATCCCGTTCACCCGGCGGGTGCTCGACCTGGCCCTGGCCTCGGCGGCGGACTGGACCGCGGCCGGCATCGACGTGCCGGTGTCGGTGAACGTCTCGGCCCGCAGCCTGACCGATCCGACCTTCCCGGCGCAGGTCACCGAGGCGCTGCGGCGGCACCGCACACCGGCCTCCCGGCTGGTCCTGGAGATCACCGAGTCGGTGGCGGTCAGCGAGCGGGACATCGTCGACGAGGTGCTGGCCCGGCTGGAGGCGACCGGGGTGCAGCTGTCGCTGGACGACTTCGGCACCGGCTTCTCGTCGCTCTCCTCGGTCACCCGGATCCCGGTCCACGAGATCAAGATCGACCGCTCGTTCGTCGACGAGATGATCGACAAGCCGGCCGCGGGCGCGGTCGTGCGCGGCGCGGTCGAGCTGGGCGCCCGGCTGGGCGTGCGGGTGGTCGCCGAGGGCATCGAGACGATCGAGCAGCGGGCGGCGCTGATCGCGCTCGGCTGCCCGTCCGCCCAGGGCTACCACTTCTGCAAGCCGATGCCCGCCGACAAGATCGTCCACGCGCTGTCCCAGCTACAGGCCGCCTCGTCCGCGACGGTCACGCCGCTGCGCGCCGACGGTGCCTCCTGA
- the greA gene encoding transcription elongation factor GreA, which yields MSSSEAPKTWLSQDAYDRLQAELDELIAGRPAISAEINARREEGDLRENGGYHAAREEQSRQEGRILYLKEFLRNSEVGEAKAADTVVPGSVVTIYFDDDQADTETFLLGSREISSTTDLTVYSPESALGKAILGARPGQTMSYTAPSGADIKVTVVKFGAFEG from the coding sequence GTGTCCAGTTCCGAGGCGCCGAAGACCTGGCTGTCCCAGGACGCATACGACCGGCTGCAGGCCGAGCTCGACGAGCTGATCGCCGGCCGCCCGGCGATATCTGCGGAGATCAACGCGCGACGCGAAGAGGGTGACCTCCGGGAGAACGGGGGCTACCACGCGGCCCGCGAGGAGCAGAGCCGCCAGGAGGGCCGGATCCTGTACTTGAAGGAGTTCCTGCGCAACTCCGAGGTCGGCGAGGCGAAGGCGGCGGACACCGTGGTGCCCGGCTCGGTCGTGACCATCTACTTCGACGACGACCAGGCCGACACCGAGACGTTCCTGCTCGGCTCGCGCGAGATCTCGTCGACCACCGACCTGACGGTCTACTCGCCGGAGTCGGCGCTCGGCAAGGCGATCCTCGGCGCCCGCCCGGGCCAGACCATGAGCTACACGGCCCCCAGCGGCGCCGACATCAAGGTCACGGTCGTCAAGTTCGGCGCCTTCGAGGGCTGA
- a CDS encoding M48 family metallopeptidase: MGESCPKCSAATISKGTAEPWCPDCEWNLDRFEAQNRRPEIGWRWVDRRLFRAAYWLTERQHAELTGEPVAARSASAARIVTVAVSVLLLAAVAALLVTGIWLLLYDFFTPVNLIGALMIAVAVFLRPRLGGLDGRAERLDRGTAPTLFAVIERVAGAVGAPTPDVVLLDAERNAYTSTIGLRRRRVLCLGAPLWAVLDPQERVALLGHELGHFVNGDVRRGLVTQAARTTLARVSYLLRPERGAGIVEIIVEFLGRIASQLFLWLHLLLLWTSMRDSQRAEYRADELAARAAGTDAAIRMLDQFLFGDALDTVVRREARAGHGSAAWSAAGRQSLTRLAPEVPAFRQLSRRTEVSLFASHPPVGLRSGLLAARAAQPAAVVVTELEQARMDEELAAHYERVRRELAAATW, translated from the coding sequence ATGGGGGAGAGCTGCCCGAAGTGCTCGGCGGCGACGATCAGCAAGGGTACGGCCGAGCCGTGGTGCCCGGACTGCGAGTGGAACCTGGACCGGTTCGAGGCGCAGAACCGCCGGCCGGAGATCGGCTGGCGCTGGGTGGACCGGCGGCTGTTCCGGGCGGCGTACTGGCTGACCGAGCGGCAGCACGCCGAGCTGACCGGGGAGCCGGTGGCGGCCCGCTCGGCGTCCGCGGCCCGGATCGTCACGGTGGCCGTCTCGGTGCTGCTGCTCGCCGCGGTCGCCGCGCTGCTGGTGACCGGGATCTGGCTGCTCCTCTACGACTTCTTCACGCCGGTCAACCTGATCGGGGCGCTGATGATCGCGGTCGCGGTGTTCCTGCGGCCCCGGCTGGGCGGGCTGGACGGGCGCGCCGAGCGGCTGGACCGGGGGACCGCGCCGACGCTGTTCGCGGTGATCGAGCGGGTGGCCGGGGCGGTCGGCGCGCCGACGCCGGACGTGGTGCTGCTCGACGCCGAGCGCAACGCGTACACCAGCACGATCGGGCTGCGCCGGCGCCGGGTGCTCTGCCTCGGTGCCCCGCTGTGGGCGGTGCTGGACCCGCAGGAGCGGGTCGCGCTGCTCGGGCACGAGCTGGGCCACTTCGTGAACGGCGACGTCCGGCGGGGGCTGGTCACCCAGGCGGCGCGGACCACGCTGGCGCGGGTCTCCTACCTGCTGCGGCCGGAGCGCGGCGCCGGGATCGTCGAGATCATCGTGGAGTTCCTCGGCCGGATCGCCTCGCAGCTCTTCCTCTGGCTGCACCTGCTGCTGCTCTGGACCAGCATGCGTGACTCGCAGCGGGCCGAGTACCGGGCCGACGAACTGGCCGCGCGGGCGGCCGGCACCGACGCGGCGATCCGGATGCTGGACCAGTTCCTGTTCGGCGACGCGCTCGACACCGTGGTGCGGCGGGAGGCCCGGGCCGGCCACGGCTCGGCGGCCTGGTCGGCGGCGGGGCGGCAGTCGCTGACCCGGCTGGCTCCGGAGGTTCCGGCGTTCCGGCAGCTCAGTCGGCGTACCGAAGTGTCGCTTTTTGCTTCTCACCCGCCGGTCGGGCTGCGGTCCGGACTGCTCGCGGCCCGGGCGGCGCAGCCGGCCGCGGTCGTCGTCACCGAGCTGGAGCAGGCCCGGATGGACGAAGAGCTCGCCGCGCACTACGAGCGAGTGCGCCGCGAGCTCGCCGCCGCGACCTGGTGA
- a CDS encoding DUF4307 domain-containing protein, with amino-acid sequence MSETRATTPVFPPGRYGRRREGGRRRSLPLVVAAVVFAVGGLALSWAYYQKFGQTNYSPEIVGWNEPTDTEMVIKFRVRVPSGETAACALRARDFQGYELGTRTVTVPAKPGGGEVEVTESVPTTARGAVGDVMNCRPVG; translated from the coding sequence GTGAGCGAGACGCGCGCCACAACCCCGGTTTTCCCGCCCGGCCGGTACGGGCGGCGCCGGGAGGGTGGCCGGCGCCGATCGCTGCCGCTCGTGGTGGCCGCGGTCGTGTTCGCCGTCGGCGGCCTCGCGCTGAGCTGGGCTTATTACCAGAAATTCGGCCAGACGAACTACAGCCCGGAGATCGTCGGCTGGAACGAGCCGACCGACACCGAGATGGTGATCAAGTTCCGGGTCCGGGTGCCGTCCGGCGAGACCGCCGCCTGCGCCCTGCGGGCCCGCGACTTCCAGGGTTACGAGCTGGGCACCCGCACCGTGACGGTGCCGGCGAAACCCGGTGGCGGCGAGGTCGAGGTGACCGAGTCGGTGCCGACCACGGCGCGCGGCGCGGTGGGCGACGTGATGAACTGCCGCCCGGTCGGCTGA
- the mca gene encoding mycothiol conjugate amidase Mca: MAEQLRLMTVHAHPDDESSKGAATMAKYVAEGVQVLVATCTGGERGSVLNPKLKDDPEVLANITEIRRKEMDRAREILGVDQAWLGFVDSGLPEGDPLPPLPEGCFGLQDPQEAAKPLIKLIREFRPHVMTTYDENGGYPHPDHIMCHKISVVAFDQAGDPELYPELGEPWQPSKLYYNSGWTRARMLALHEGMLAAGLESPYAEWLEKWSDREDRGDKLTTRVECGEYFAVRDDALRAHATQVDPDGFWFHIPLEMQQKVWPTEDFELARSVVDSPVPESDLFAGIRETVEAV, encoded by the coding sequence GTGGCAGAGCAACTGCGTCTCATGACCGTGCACGCGCACCCGGACGACGAGTCCAGCAAGGGTGCCGCCACGATGGCGAAGTATGTCGCCGAGGGCGTCCAGGTGCTCGTCGCGACGTGTACCGGCGGTGAGCGCGGCAGCGTGCTCAACCCCAAGCTGAAGGACGACCCCGAGGTCCTGGCGAACATCACCGAGATCCGTCGCAAGGAGATGGACCGGGCCCGCGAGATCCTCGGTGTGGACCAGGCCTGGCTCGGCTTCGTCGACTCCGGCCTGCCCGAGGGCGACCCGCTGCCGCCGCTGCCGGAGGGCTGCTTCGGTCTGCAGGACCCGCAGGAGGCGGCCAAGCCGCTGATCAAGCTGATCCGGGAGTTCCGCCCGCACGTCATGACCACCTATGACGAGAACGGCGGATACCCGCACCCCGACCACATCATGTGCCACAAGATCTCGGTGGTCGCCTTCGACCAGGCCGGCGACCCGGAGCTCTACCCGGAGCTGGGCGAGCCGTGGCAGCCGTCGAAGCTGTACTACAACTCCGGCTGGACCCGGGCGCGGATGCTCGCGCTGCACGAGGGGATGCTCGCGGCGGGGCTGGAGTCGCCGTACGCGGAGTGGCTGGAGAAGTGGTCGGACCGGGAGGACCGCGGCGACAAGCTCACCACCCGGGTCGAGTGCGGGGAGTACTTCGCGGTCCGGGACGACGCCCTGCGCGCGCACGCCACGCAGGTCGATCCGGACGGGTTCTGGTTCCACATCCCGCTGGAGATGCAGCAGAAGGTGTGGCCCACCGAGGACTTCGAGCTCGCCCGCTCGGTCGTCGACAGCCCGGTTCCGGAGTCCGACCTGTTCGCCGGCATCCGCGAGACGGTCGAAGCCGTCTGA